The genomic segment GCGTGCCAAAATGGATGCTGTGCCGGAAAAAAGGGAAACGGATAGCCTTAGCGCTCATGCTGCAACGGATTCTGACAATAAAGCTGTGACAGACAGTCGGTCCGACCGCAGGGTAAAAAAAGCGAAAAATCGACAAGGGACACAACAGGTGACAAAACCGTCAAAACCCCGCCTGTACGTCTGAGAGACCCGGAAGCCTTCGTTGTGTTATGATCACTTGTCCCCTATAATAAAGATTAGTGCAGAATGCTTACTGCAGAACGGAGAGGACACACAATGAAAGTAATCAGAGTCTCGCCGCGGGGCTACTGTTATGGTGTGGTAGACGCACTTGTTATTGCCAGAAAAGCTGCGATGAATAAGGACTTACCGCGTCCCATATATATATTAGGCATGATTGTTCATAACCAACACGTGACTGATGCGTTTGATAAAGAAGGCATTATCACATTGGACGCGCGCGGGGAAAAGCGTATCGATCTTCTTAAGGAAATTGATCATGGTACCGTCATATTTACAGCGCACGGCGTCTCTCCTGAAGTACGAAAAACAGCAGAACAAAAAGGCTTGACAACAATAGATGCCACTTGTCCGGACGTGACAAAAACACATACGTTGATTGAAAAGAAGAAAGAGGAAGGGTATCATGTCATTTATATTGGCAAAAAGGGACATCCTGAGCCGGAAGGTGCTGTCGGCGTAGCACCCGACAAAGTACATCTTGTGGAAACAGCCGATGATGTCGATCGATTGCATCTTGATGCGGAAAAAATCATCATTACCAATCAGACAACCATGAGCCAGTGGGATGTTCAGGAGATCATGAACTACATCAGGGACAAATATCCTCAGGCTGAATCCTGTAATGAAATTTGTCGTGCGACACAAACCCGTCAGGAGGCCGTTGCCAGGCAGGCGAAAGAAGCTGATCTGCTGATTGTTGTCGGTGATCCGCGTAGCAACAACTCGAACAGGCTTGCTCAGGTATCCCGAGAAATTGCGCATACGCCGGCCCATAGAATTGCTGATCTTTCCGAGCTCCAACGCTCCTGGCTGGAGCATGTACATACAGTAGCAGTCACAGCAGGGGCTTCCACGCCTACTCAGCTGACTAAAGAGGTTATTTTATTTCTTGACCAGTATGATCCTGATAACCCGGAAACCTGGTCTACTGAAAGCAAGGCATCAAAAAACAGGGACATCCTGCCTAAGGTAAAGTTCAACCATATCCACCGCAGGCGCAGGATGGGAAAATCTAAATCCGTCTGATAAATCAGCAAAAAGGGCATCCGCCACAAAGCGGATGCCCTTCATTAATCTCCTGACGGAATATTTACGACTCTCCGTCAGGATGAAGAAAAACTGACCGACTGCAGGTCGCAGGGGACGGTTTTCTGAACCTTTCTTCATAAAAATGGAATATAAAGGGATCAAAAGAAACGGAAGGGATTCGTTCGTGCATCTGAGACAATCACTTCCGTGTCGCACCCTTCCTCTTTGATCACTTTTTGTAAATAGTGTTGAACGCCTTTTTTCATCACGGATTCAATATGATGTCCCGCATCGATGACTTTCAGACCGGCCAGCAGGGCATCGTGTGCGGTATGGTAATAAATATCACCGCTGATCAGAACATCCGCCCCGCGATATCTGGCATAAGGGATCAGACTGTTCCCGTCGCCGCCGCATACCGCAATTTTTCTGACCTTATCCTTCAAGTTTCCGACGGCGCGCAACCCGTCTACACCCAGTTTTTGTTTCACTTCACGGCAGTAGTCCCCGAAGACTGCCGGTTCCTCAAGTTCTCCTATTCTTCCGAGTCCATAAGTCACCCCTTCATTTTTCAGGGGATAGACGTCGTAAGCCACTTCTTCATAAGGATGCACCTTCAGCATTCGGCTGATGACCTTTTTCAGCAGATGTTCAGGCACAATAGTCTCAATTCTACCTTCATCAGCATAAGCCAGCTTCCCATGGGCACCAATATAGGGGTGCGTTCCTTCTTCCGGCAGAAAGGTGCCCTTTCCTCTCGCAGTGAACGTGCAGTGGCTGTACCTGCCAATGGCGCCGGCGCCGGCATCTCCAATAGCCTTTCTAACCGTTTGTATATGACTTTCCGGTACATACACCGTGAGTTTATAGAGTGGCTCACTTTGGGTCGGTTTAAGAATCTGTGTCCGGCGGAGGCCAAGCTGCTTCGCCAGCATATCATTTACCCCGCCCTCAGCGATATCCAGATTGGTATGTGCCGCATATACGGCGACATCATGCTTCACGCACTTCGTGACAATTTTCCCTTGTCCGGCATCTGATCGCACATTTTTTAATGGGTGAAAAATGACCGGATGATGGGCAATGATCAAATCCACATGTTTGTCGGCAGCTTCCTGCGCGACATTTTCCAGAACATCAAGCGTCACCATAACCTTTTTGATGTCTTTGTTCAACGTCCCGATCAGAAGTCCGATTTTATCATTTTCAAAGGCTAGTGATTCAGGTACCCACTCCTCAAAACGCTGAATAAGACGCTGGCCTGAAATCCATTGGATCATATGCATCCTCCTCCTGACATCACAGTAATCGCTGCGATTTGAACTGAACTTGGTGCTACTGTTTCTCCTTTATCGTTTTAAAATACCTTCGCAGGCAGTTCTGAATCATCTTCATTTCTTTAACACACTGCCTTTTTTTCATTAGAATGGATGGCGACGGCTTCTGAACGGAATGATCTATTGCACTTAGAATCTGATGCAGTTTCTTTTCTCTCTTCAGCCATTTTTTTATAAAAACAGGCGATTGTTTCTTTGATAAAACCGGACCCATGATACATTCGGATTCACTTAATTCTGTACATCCGGTCACGGCGTATTTCGCGAGAATGATTTCATAGAAATGTGACCCTTCTTCAACAATATGCTCATCGAGGACGGCCCAGTGATGAGCGGCCAGCCACGAACGACATAACGGCTCCCGGATATTCGGCTGCAGAATTAAAGTCGTTTGTTCGTTCAGCCTGTCCCTTCCCCTCTGCAGAATATCCGTTATTAATTCCCCTCCCATCCCGGCGATGACAATACAATCCGCTTCACCGGGAGCAAGAACAGAAAGTCCGTCACCCAGTCGTACACACACCATCTCGTCCAGTCCCCGGTTTCGTACACCTTCTTCAGACCGCCTGAAAGGCCCGACACGAACTTCACCTGCAATTGCCCGAATTGTACGACCATCCTCAACTGCTTTGCAGGCAAGAAGCGCATGATCAGACCCGATATCCGCCAGTACGCAACTATCGGGGATAAAATTCAAAATAGCACACAATCGCTCAGATAAATGGATGTCCTTCATTTTTCACTTTCCTTATA from the Sporolactobacillus sp. Y61 genome contains:
- a CDS encoding class I SAM-dependent methyltransferase, which gives rise to MKDIHLSERLCAILNFIPDSCVLADIGSDHALLACKAVEDGRTIRAIAGEVRVGPFRRSEEGVRNRGLDEMVCVRLGDGLSVLAPGEADCIVIAGMGGELITDILQRGRDRLNEQTTLILQPNIREPLCRSWLAAHHWAVLDEHIVEEGSHFYEIILAKYAVTGCTELSESECIMGPVLSKKQSPVFIKKWLKREKKLHQILSAIDHSVQKPSPSILMKKRQCVKEMKMIQNCLRRYFKTIKEKQ
- a CDS encoding Nif3-like dinuclear metal center hexameric protein → MIQWISGQRLIQRFEEWVPESLAFENDKIGLLIGTLNKDIKKVMVTLDVLENVAQEAADKHVDLIIAHHPVIFHPLKNVRSDAGQGKIVTKCVKHDVAVYAAHTNLDIAEGGVNDMLAKQLGLRRTQILKPTQSEPLYKLTVYVPESHIQTVRKAIGDAGAGAIGRYSHCTFTARGKGTFLPEEGTHPYIGAHGKLAYADEGRIETIVPEHLLKKVISRMLKVHPYEEVAYDVYPLKNEGVTYGLGRIGELEEPAVFGDYCREVKQKLGVDGLRAVGNLKDKVRKIAVCGGDGNSLIPYARYRGADVLISGDIYYHTAHDALLAGLKVIDAGHHIESVMKKGVQHYLQKVIKEEGCDTEVIVSDARTNPFRFF
- a CDS encoding 4-hydroxy-3-methylbut-2-enyl diphosphate reductase codes for the protein MKVIRVSPRGYCYGVVDALVIARKAAMNKDLPRPIYILGMIVHNQHVTDAFDKEGIITLDARGEKRIDLLKEIDHGTVIFTAHGVSPEVRKTAEQKGLTTIDATCPDVTKTHTLIEKKKEEGYHVIYIGKKGHPEPEGAVGVAPDKVHLVETADDVDRLHLDAEKIIITNQTTMSQWDVQEIMNYIRDKYPQAESCNEICRATQTRQEAVARQAKEADLLIVVGDPRSNNSNRLAQVSREIAHTPAHRIADLSELQRSWLEHVHTVAVTAGASTPTQLTKEVILFLDQYDPDNPETWSTESKASKNRDILPKVKFNHIHRRRRMGKSKSV